Proteins from one Clostridium cellulovorans 743B genomic window:
- a CDS encoding HypC/HybG/HupF family hydrogenase formation chaperone translates to MCIAVPLEVIEVYKEDALVQYNGVKMKVNILLLEDVKVGDYLLIHAGCAIEKLDKVQGKKTQELFKKLFEGSFFSEGHL, encoded by the coding sequence ATGTGTATTGCAGTACCTCTTGAGGTAATAGAAGTTTATAAGGAAGATGCCTTAGTTCAATATAATGGGGTAAAAATGAAAGTAAATATACTTCTGTTGGAAGATGTTAAAGTAGGAGATTATCTTCTTATTCATGCAGGATGTGCTATAGAAAAACTGGACAAGGTGCAAGGTAAAAAGACCCAGGAACTATTCAAGAAGTTATTTGAGGGATCATTTTTTTCAGAGGGCCATCTATGA
- a CDS encoding nickel-dependent hydrogenase large subunit, translating into MSEKIIINPLTRISGFLQIEITIENNLVTEAKNRGFLFRGFEEMLKGRSPLDAIYFTERICGICSTAHGFVSAIALEDALKVKVDENGTILREIMHGCEFLQNHIRHFYQFTMPDYAKIDAVSKDEERKYKVTKDYTKIFNRHYMESFKYSRDAHKMLAILGGKAPHNHGIFVGGATINIDASRIIELKALLNGIKTFVNTAMLPDVRAISYYYKEDFVHGHGYTNFLSYGAFDSDVHSDISYVKAGTLIDDKLEPFDASKISEEISHSYYSDEKEILSQGDNNWKVDVNKKNAYTWVKAARYRNLPLEVGPLARQWISGEYKNGVSTMDRTIARVLEAKKICDILDKLIDRVKLTPTVQEKWEIPDSAKGIGLRDTTRGALGHWINIEGKKIANYNIITPSGWNISPTDLMGRNGVVEKALIGTFVEDVKNPYELSRIIRSFDPCVSCATHIISDKYEDFIMRIV; encoded by the coding sequence ATGAGCGAAAAAATTATAATAAATCCTCTTACAAGAATAAGTGGTTTTTTGCAGATAGAGATTACCATAGAAAATAATCTAGTGACAGAGGCTAAAAATAGAGGGTTCCTTTTTAGAGGTTTTGAAGAAATGCTAAAAGGAAGATCACCTCTTGATGCAATTTATTTTACAGAGAGAATTTGCGGTATATGTTCCACAGCTCATGGATTTGTATCGGCTATTGCTTTAGAAGATGCTTTAAAGGTTAAAGTAGATGAAAATGGAACTATTCTTAGAGAAATAATGCATGGTTGTGAATTTCTTCAAAATCATATAAGGCACTTTTATCAATTCACAATGCCAGATTACGCAAAGATAGATGCTGTTTCAAAGGATGAAGAGAGAAAATATAAGGTAACAAAGGATTATACTAAGATATTTAATAGGCATTATATGGAGTCCTTTAAATATAGCCGAGATGCTCATAAGATGTTGGCAATCTTAGGCGGGAAGGCACCGCATAATCATGGGATTTTTGTTGGTGGCGCAACAATTAATATAGATGCGTCAAGGATAATTGAGCTAAAAGCCTTGCTAAATGGTATAAAAACTTTTGTAAATACTGCAATGTTACCAGATGTAAGAGCTATTTCTTATTATTATAAAGAAGATTTTGTACATGGTCACGGATATACTAATTTTTTGTCATATGGAGCCTTTGACAGTGATGTTCATAGTGATATCAGCTATGTAAAGGCAGGAACTCTTATAGATGATAAATTAGAACCTTTCGATGCAAGTAAGATAAGTGAAGAAATTAGCCATTCTTATTATTCTGATGAAAAAGAAATCTTATCTCAAGGTGATAATAACTGGAAGGTAGATGTAAATAAAAAGAATGCTTATACTTGGGTAAAGGCAGCACGATATAGAAATCTTCCTTTGGAGGTAGGACCTTTAGCAAGGCAATGGATAAGTGGAGAATATAAGAATGGAGTATCCACTATGGATAGGACTATTGCAAGGGTTTTAGAAGCAAAAAAGATATGTGATATATTAGACAAACTTATTGATAGAGTTAAACTTACGCCAACAGTCCAAGAAAAATGGGAAATTCCAGATAGTGCTAAGGGGATTGGCCTTAGAGATACTACAAGAGGAGCCTTGGGGCATTGGATAAATATCGAAGGTAAAAAAATTGCAAATTACAATATAATAACTCCATCGGGATGGAATATTTCTCCAACGGATTTAATGGGGCGTAATGGAGTAGTTGAGAAAGCATTAATTGGGACCTTTGTTGAAGATGTAAAAAATCCATATGAATTAAGTAGGATAATAAGATCTTTTGATCCATGTGTTTCCTGTGCTACTCATATAATCAGTGATAAATATGAAGATTTTATTATGAGGATAGTATGA
- the hypB gene encoding hydrogenase nickel incorporation protein HypB codes for MKSININKRILQSNTEFAERNRKFFNEKGIVAVNIFGSPGAGKTSILEKVIKAMKEKISIGVIEGDLYTTKDGERIEGQGIPVVQINTCGACHLDAAMVEKSVETMATLVKRKAIEKRLYEEIKYFKDSAPYEGLKHSKQEKTFSQEEGIANLDILFIENIGNLVCPASYDLGESKRITVLSITEGNDKPLKYPSIFKQSQAVILNKIDILKFTDFDLEEFYKDIYTISKDIKVFLVSARTGEGINELSSYLLQLGNEV; via the coding sequence ATGAAGAGTATAAATATAAATAAGAGGATACTTCAATCTAATACTGAGTTTGCAGAAAGAAATAGAAAGTTTTTTAACGAAAAAGGTATAGTAGCCGTAAATATTTTTGGTTCTCCAGGAGCAGGTAAAACCTCAATCCTTGAAAAAGTAATTAAAGCTATGAAGGAGAAAATTTCTATTGGGGTTATCGAAGGTGATTTATACACTACAAAGGATGGAGAACGAATTGAAGGGCAAGGTATTCCTGTGGTACAGATTAATACTTGTGGAGCTTGCCACTTAGATGCTGCTATGGTAGAAAAATCAGTGGAAACTATGGCTACTTTAGTTAAGAGAAAAGCTATAGAGAAGAGACTTTATGAAGAAATAAAGTATTTTAAAGATTCTGCACCTTATGAAGGTTTAAAGCATTCAAAACAAGAAAAAACTTTTTCACAAGAGGAAGGCATAGCGAATTTAGATATATTGTTTATAGAGAATATTGGGAATTTAGTATGTCCTGCTTCTTATGATTTAGGAGAGAGCAAAAGAATTACCGTACTTAGCATAACAGAAGGTAATGATAAGCCACTGAAATATCCATCAATATTCAAACAGTCTCAAGCTGTGATTTTAAATAAGATTGATATTCTAAAGTTCACGGATTTTGATTTAGAGGAATTCTATAAAGATATATACACTATAAGTAAGGATATAAAAGTATTTTTAGTGTCAGCACGAACTGGAGAAGGAATAAATGAATTGAGTAGTTACCTATTACAGCTTGGCAATGAAGTTTAA
- a CDS encoding hydrogenase maturation nickel metallochaperone HypA: MHEASIAAEILMIVFTNIKAYNLKRVTLVLIKVGTFNAIDKESLTFAFNALTKGTACEGATIDLVTIDGFELLVEKIEGE; this comes from the coding sequence TTGCATGAAGCGTCAATAGCAGCAGAAATATTAATGATAGTATTTACGAATATTAAAGCTTATAACCTTAAAAGGGTAACTCTTGTCTTAATAAAAGTTGGCACCTTTAACGCTATAGATAAAGAGTCCCTTACCTTTGCTTTTAATGCATTAACAAAAGGAACAGCTTGTGAGGGAGCAACAATCGATTTAGTAACAATTGATGGTTTTGAATTGTTGGTGGAGAAGATAGAGGGGGAATAA
- a CDS encoding hydrogenase maturation protease — protein sequence MMIKVIAIGNFLMGDDGIALKVIDEVEKKFLKEKEKLENGKQLEEIYSQLTFIKAETDFNFALDNIEAGDFLLILDSTLLMLDYGTITEILISEFQNHSNYSLSMHNRSLLSFIKHLNIKVEGFILGIEVAKVAFSLDLSEKLKDKFQQICDEAYTIIMEKSLEYIKKGSNIA from the coding sequence ATGATGATTAAAGTTATTGCAATTGGCAACTTTCTTATGGGTGATGATGGTATAGCACTTAAGGTAATTGATGAAGTTGAAAAAAAATTCTTAAAGGAAAAGGAAAAATTGGAGAACGGAAAGCAACTAGAGGAAATATACTCACAACTAACGTTCATAAAAGCAGAAACAGATTTCAATTTTGCATTAGATAATATTGAAGCAGGGGACTTTTTGTTGATTTTAGATAGCACATTATTAATGTTGGACTACGGAACTATAACAGAAATTCTAATATCTGAATTTCAAAATCATTCAAATTATTCTTTATCAATGCACAACAGGAGCTTACTTTCTTTTATTAAGCATTTAAATATAAAGGTAGAAGGTTTTATTTTAGGGATTGAGGTAGCAAAAGTAGCTTTTAGTTTAGATCTATCTGAAAAATTAAAGGATAAGTTTCAACAGATTTGTGATGAGGCTTATACAATTATAATGGAAAAAAGTTTGGAATATATAAAAAAAGGTAGCAACATTGCATGA
- the hypE gene encoding hydrogenase expression/formation protein HypE: MGIITLAHGSGGKSTHELIGKIFYRYFNNEVLLQQGDSSIVNNLAGKIAVTTDSYIVSPMFFPGGDIGKLSVCGTVNDLAVSGAKPLYITAGFIIEEGLEINTLEKVVISMSETAKSCGVKIIAGDTKVVEKGKGDKLYINTTGLGIFEKGYEISDKGIEAGDKVIVSGTLGDHGMTILSQREEINFETEIQSDCCSLQWLIKDILEVSSNIKFIRDITRGGLATTLNEAVVDTKHSIIIEEKSILVREDVKFLCEILGLDPLYIANEGKAMVIVSKEDAAKVLFTMRKNPQGKDSQVIGEIVKDDKGMVFVKTHINGTRVVGMAEGELIPRIC, translated from the coding sequence ATGGGAATTATTACATTGGCACATGGCAGTGGTGGGAAGAGTACCCACGAACTTATAGGTAAAATTTTTTATAGGTATTTTAATAATGAAGTGCTTCTTCAACAAGGAGATTCAAGTATAGTTAATAATCTAGCTGGAAAAATTGCTGTAACTACTGATTCTTATATAGTAAGTCCTATGTTTTTTCCAGGTGGAGATATAGGCAAATTATCTGTTTGTGGTACAGTAAATGATTTAGCTGTTAGTGGAGCAAAACCACTTTATATAACTGCAGGTTTTATAATAGAAGAAGGCTTAGAAATTAATACCCTAGAAAAAGTAGTTATTTCTATGTCAGAAACAGCAAAAAGTTGTGGTGTGAAAATCATCGCAGGAGATACAAAGGTCGTTGAAAAAGGAAAAGGGGATAAACTTTATATCAACACAACTGGTCTAGGAATTTTTGAAAAGGGTTATGAGATCTCTGATAAAGGCATAGAAGCTGGTGATAAAGTAATTGTAAGTGGTACCTTGGGAGATCATGGAATGACTATACTTAGCCAGCGTGAAGAAATAAATTTTGAAACTGAGATACAAAGTGATTGTTGTTCGCTTCAATGGTTAATAAAAGATATCTTAGAAGTATCAAGCAATATTAAATTTATCAGAGATATCACTCGAGGTGGGTTAGCTACAACGCTTAATGAAGCTGTAGTAGATACAAAGCACAGTATAATTATTGAGGAAAAATCTATTTTAGTGAGAGAGGATGTAAAGTTTCTTTGTGAGATTTTAGGCTTGGACCCTTTGTATATAGCTAATGAAGGAAAGGCAATGGTTATAGTATCAAAAGAGGATGCTGCAAAAGTTCTGTTTACCATGAGAAAAAATCCTCAAGGAAAAGATTCGCAAGTTATAGGAGAAATAGTTAAGGATGATAAAGGTATGGTTTTTGTAAAAACTCATATAAATGGTACAAGGGTTGTGGGAATGGCAGAAGGTGAACTTATACCTAGGATTTGCTAA
- the hypD gene encoding hydrogenase formation protein HypD, which produces MKSLEIDREIRIMEICGTHTTTILKSGIRKLLPPNIKLISGPGCPVCVTSQGYIDAAINLSEKENLIITTFGDMLNVPGSIPFEDKDGLLNNENSDNPSNIRNIIQDQYGDKGNTFIFKDINFNTKANSLMNQRAKGKDVRVIYSPLEALNIAKKNPNKEVVFLAIGFETTAPTIALTIEQAYQENIRNFSAFTSLKTMPEAIKGLISDKEINVDGVICPGHVSTIIGENAFKFMSEELHMPSVIAGFEDRDVLIAVCLLVDMIRENKHELKNIYGSVVKLEGNKKAKELINKVLNVVDSNWRGLGEIKNSGLAISDKYKAFDAVIKFNIKVQEALSASGCICGSILKGQKTPEDCKLFGKKCTPYSPLGVCMVSKEGTCGIHYKYLNDQ; this is translated from the coding sequence ATGAAATCTTTAGAAATAGATAGAGAAATAAGGATAATGGAAATTTGCGGTACTCATACTACAACGATTTTAAAAAGCGGAATAAGAAAACTCTTGCCACCAAATATAAAGCTAATAAGCGGTCCAGGATGTCCTGTATGTGTAACTAGTCAAGGGTATATTGATGCAGCTATTAATTTAAGTGAAAAAGAAAATTTAATAATAACAACCTTCGGAGATATGCTTAATGTTCCAGGAAGTATTCCCTTTGAAGATAAGGATGGTTTATTAAATAATGAGAATTCAGATAATCCGTCTAATATAAGAAATATTATTCAAGACCAATATGGAGATAAGGGAAATACTTTTATCTTTAAAGATATTAACTTTAATACAAAGGCTAATTCTCTAATGAACCAAAGGGCGAAGGGAAAAGATGTTAGAGTAATATATTCTCCCTTGGAAGCTTTAAATATTGCTAAAAAGAATCCTAATAAAGAAGTGGTTTTTTTAGCAATAGGTTTTGAAACTACTGCTCCTACTATTGCCCTTACTATTGAGCAAGCTTATCAGGAGAATATAAGAAATTTTAGTGCATTTACTTCCTTAAAGACTATGCCAGAAGCTATAAAAGGTCTCATTTCTGATAAAGAAATTAATGTAGATGGAGTTATTTGTCCAGGGCATGTAAGTACTATTATTGGAGAAAATGCATTTAAATTTATGAGTGAAGAACTCCATATGCCATCAGTAATTGCTGGCTTTGAAGATAGGGATGTTTTGATTGCTGTATGCTTATTAGTGGATATGATAAGAGAAAATAAACATGAATTAAAGAATATTTATGGAAGTGTTGTTAAGTTGGAGGGCAATAAAAAAGCTAAGGAATTGATAAACAAGGTTTTAAATGTTGTTGATAGTAATTGGCGGGGCCTTGGAGAGATAAAAAATAGCGGACTTGCTATTTCAGATAAATATAAAGCTTTTGATGCAGTGATAAAGTTTAATATAAAAGTTCAAGAAGCTCTCTCTGCTAGTGGATGTATTTGTGGTTCTATATTGAAAGGTCAAAAGACGCCAGAGGATTGCAAGCTTTTCGGCAAAAAATGTACTCCTTATAGCCCTTTAGGGGTTTGTATGGTTTCAAAAGAAGGGACTTGTGGAATCCACTATAAGTATTTAAATGATCAGTGA